CTGGAAGAAAGGCTGGCCAGCGAGCGCGTCGATGTCACCCTGCCGGGGCGCGGGCAGTTTGTTGCCGGGCTGCATCCGGTGACAACTACGCTGAGAAGAATTTCCAAAATTTTTGCCGGCGTCGGCTTTAAAGTCGTCGAAGGGCCAGAAATCGAAGACGATTACCATAACTTCAGCGCCCTTAATATTCCTGAGCATCACCCGGCACGGGCCATGCATGATACGTTTTATTTTGATGCGCATACGGTCTTGCGGACGCATACTTCGCCGGTGCAGATCCGGGTTATGGAATCCGAGCAGCCGCCGCTCAAGGTCATCGCGCCAGGAAGGGTCTATCGCTGCGATTCCGATCTCACCCATTCGCCCATGTTTCATCAGGTAGAGGGTTTCCTTGTCGATACCGACGTCAGCTTCGGTGATTTAAAAGGCGTGATTTTCGAGTTTTTACAGGCGTTTTTCGAAAAAGACGTCCAAGCCCGTTTCCGCCCATCTTATTTTCCGTTTACCGAGCCTTCGGCAGAGTTCGACGTTTCATGCGTGATGTGCGACGGTCAAGGCTGTCGTGTCTGCAAGAACACCGGCTGGCTGGAAGTAGGCGGCTGCGGTATGATCCATCCCGAAGTCTTCAAATCGGTGAATATCGATCACGAAAAATTTTCAGGTTTCGCATTCGGCATGGGCGTGGAACGTCTGGCTATGATGCGATACGGCATCAACGATTTGAGATTATTTTTTGAGAATGATCTTAAATTTTTAGAACAATTCAGATAAGTCGCAGTTACGGGAAAGCTTGAATCATGCAAATTAGTGAAGCCTGGTTAAGAGACTACGTCAATCCGGCCATAACCACAGAAGAACTGGTCGAGCAATTGACTATGGCAGGCCTTGAAGTCGACTCCGTAACGCCTGCGGCGGCCGTATTCAGTGGCGTTGTCATCGGTGAGGTGCTGGAAATGGAACAGCATCCTGATGCAGATCGGCTCAGAGTGTGCAAAGTCGCTGTCGGCGAAGCCGAGCCTTTGCAGATTGTTTGCGGCGCCAGCAATGTACGCGTCGGACTCAAAATACCGGCAGCATTAATCGGCGCCGTATTGCCGGGCGATTTCAAAATCAAAAAGTCCAAGCTGCGCGGTGTGGAATCGTTCGGCATGCTCTGCTCGGAGAAAGAGTTGGGTTTGGCCGCTGACGCCAGCGGTCTCATGGAATTGGCGGCTGATGCCCCGGTAGGCGCCGATATTCGCGAATACCTGTCACTGAATGACAGCATTATTGAAGTCGATCTGACGCCTAACAGAGCGGACTGCCTGAGTGTGGAAGGCATTGCGCGTGAAGTGGCGGTTTTAAACCGCATGAATTGGTCGCCGACGCAGGTCGAGAAGGCTGCAGTCAGTCATCAGGAGTCATTAACAGTAAAGGTCGAGGCAGAAGATGCCTGCCCACGCTATCTGGGGCGATTGATCAAAGGCGTAAACACCAAAGCGGAAACGCCGCTGTGGATGCAGGAACGCCTGCGCCGTTCCGGCTTGAGAAGTTTGGGGCCCTTAGTCGATGTCACCAATTATGTGCTGATCGAGCTGGGCCAGCCTTTGCATGCTTTCGATGCCGACAAGCTGAACGGTGCTGTCAACGTACGCTGGGGTAAAGCGGGCGAACAGCTGTCTTTATTGAACGGTCAGGTGATCACACTTGATCCTGAAGCATTGGTCATCGCCGATGATCAACAAGCGCTGGCACTTGCCGGCGTCATGGGCGGCAGCGAGTCAGCCGTCAGCGATGAAACGCAGAACGTATTCCTGGAGTGCGCATTTTTTGCGCCACGAAGCATTGCCGGCAAAGCACGCCGGTTCGGCCTCCATACCGATTCATCGCACCGCTTCGAACGCGGCGTTGATCCTACCTTGCAAGAAAGGGCAATTGAACGCGCCACACAATTGATCGTTGAAATCGCAGGCGGCAGCGTAGGACCAGTTACCGAAGCAAGAGCCGAATCGGCATTAGTGAAACGTCCGGCTGTCCTGCTCAGACGTCAACGCATAGAAAAAATACTGGGCATTGCACTGGCTGATGAAGAAATCGCGGCGATTTTTCAGCGCCTGGGCATGTCAGTGGAAACTCAGGCAGATGGCTGGCAAATGACGCCGCCAGGCTTTCGTTTTGACATCGCCATCGAAGCGGATTTAATCGAAGAGTTAGCGCGCATCTATGGCTATAACAACCTGCCGAGAAGCAGTTTGTTAATGCGCTCCGAGTTAAGCAAGGCGACAGAAGCCGTGCTGGACATTGACCGTCTTAAAGACCAGCTGGTTGATAGAGGCTATCAGGAAGCCATTACCTATAGTTTTGTTGATGAAGAAATTCAGAAGGCAGTAGCGCCGGATGACATATTCATCAGTTTAAAAAATCCGATTTCCTCGGAATTAGCGGTCATGCGCACCACATTATGGTGCGGCCTGTTGAACGCGGCATTGCACAATACCAATCGCCAGCAGAATCGGGTGCGTTTGTTTGAAACCGGTCTGCGCTTTATTAATGAAGGCGGAGAAACCCAGCAGCAGAAAATGCTGGCGGGCCTGGCTTTGGGAAGCGTCTATGCCGAGCAATGGGGCGAAAAAAGCCGGAAAGTCGATTTCTTTGATGTAAAAGCCGATGTCCAGGCCATGTTTGCATTGACGGGCTGTGAAGTGCAATTCGCACCGGCAAAGCATGCGGCGTTGCATCCCGGACAGACGGCTGAAATCCTGAGCTCAGCAGGTGAAAGAATAGGCTGGCTAGGCATGCTGCATCCGACCTTGGAAAAACAGCTGGGTTTTGACACTCAAGTTTTTTTGTTTGAATTAGATCAGAACTTATTGTTAAATAAGCACATTCCGGTCTTTAAGCCGTTGTCGAAATATCCATCGGTGCGTCGTGATTTAGCCTTGATTGTCAAGGAAGAGATCTCGGCCAACGACATCATCAATGCTGTTAAAGGCTGTGCAGAACAGACCCTGCAGGACATAGTGATTTTTGATGTATACCGCGGCAAAGGCGTGGAAGAAGGATACAAAAGTGTGGCTTTAAGTTTAACCATACAAGATTATTCACAAACGCTAACGGATTCTGAAATAGATGCTATATTTAACAGAGTGTTAGACACAGTAATGAATAAAATAAGTGCAAAGCTGAGAGATTAATTTAATGGCATTAACTAAAGCAGATTTTGCCGAAAGGCTGTTTGACGAGCTTGGCTTAAACAAGCGTGAAGCAAAAGAAATGGTCGAATTGTTTTTTGAAGAAATTAAAGGTTCCTTGGAAAACGGTGAGCAGGTAAAAATTTCCGGTTTTGGAAAATTCGAACTCCGCGATAAAAACAGCCGTCCCGGCAGAAATCCAAAAACAGGTGAAGAGATTCCCATAACCGCTCGGCGTGTGGTAACATTCAGGTCAGGTCAAAAACTAAAAGCCCGAGTGGAAGCATATGCTGGAGCCGAGTAATAACAACGAACTGCCGCCCATACCGGCAAAACGGTATTTCACTATAGGTGAAGTCAGCGAATTATGTGGTGTAAAACCTCATGTGCTCCGCTATTGGGAGCAGGAATTCGCCGAACTCAGCCCAGTCAAAAGGCGCGGCAATCGTCGCTATTACCAGCGCCATGACGTGCTGATGATTCGGCAAATCAGATCTCTTTTATACGAGCAAGGCTACACGATAGGCGGCGCCAGAGCTCATCTATCCAGTGACGACGCCAAAGAAGACTCAACCCGAACCAAGCAGTTGATTCATCAGTTGATTGGCGAACTCGAAGATATTTTGGAATTACTTAAATAGATTTAATGCGGCAAATGTGGTATAGTTTGCCGCATAGCTAGGGGTTGCGTTCGCAATCCTTTCTCAAACACTCTCTATATTCAATACGTCGGGGCGTAGCGCAGCTTGGTAGCGCACTTGCATGGGGTGCAAGGGGTCGGAGGTTCAAATCCTCTCGCCCCGACCAATTGAATCAATCACTTATAGAGTTGATGGTTTTTAGAAAAAGAAAGTTATCGATTTTGGGGTACAGTATGGGGTACTTTTTTTAAGCGGTTGAGCTTTTCCAAAAACTACATAATAAATCTCAAACCCTCTCGGCATTCACTGCCAAATTTAATTCACAAAAATCATTGGTCAAAATATGTCGGCTTTATATATAGTAAAGCTGTGATTACCGAGGGAAACTGACGGATTAATTACCAAGGGACTTTGTCACTACAGCCTAACAATTGATTGATAAACTTGCAATTAAGTGTAGTAGTTCAAACTCGATCTGACGGCGATCGGTTTTTAGAAGCGTCTATCATGTTAAGTTTCAACTACTACAAATTATCGGTGCCACTACTTCCCCCGATGCCGCTATGCTGCTCTGGGCTACTTGCTAATGCTTAGTCTGAATGTAGGGCAGCCCTCGTTCGGAGACGCATTAATAGCGAAATAGTGCTTCGATCTTTATCCTTCTTAACGGCCTTTGTCTTTCGAGTTCAATAGGTACTCACGCTTCTCGCACGGCATAAATTGTACAAGGCCCCGGCAAGCTGAGATCGTCGTCTCCTCCGAGCATGTTCTCCACAACGATTCGCGAGAAGGCAAGTGATCGCAGGCGATCCAAGAGCATGGTTATTTGATGCTTGTTTGCCGGCGCCACCTCCACAGCAAGCTGACGGATCAATGGCCAGTGCTCGTCCTCGATCCCGGCAAGAGCATCCAGTTCGGCGCCTTCGACATCCACCTTCAGCAGGTCGATGCGCTGCACGCCCCGCTCACGGATCACATTGCTGATCGTCCGCACCTGACACGATATCGGCTTTGCCTCCCCCAAAAACTTCTTGGATATTCGACGGAACAGCCATCGCCGGAACGGATAAAGCAGAAGCGCAAGGAGGGCAGCGCCTTTTTTAACTTTCCAAAGATCAGCAATGCGGAACTCATCGGCGATATCGTTGAATTCTTGCTTTTTCTCCTCGGGATATAACGTGGAGTTGCCCGGCGCGGAGGGGAAGAAGTCGATCGTCGTCTGATACTCCTTCGCGCCAACAGCAACATCCAGGACCGTAACTTGATGACTCGATCTATCGGGACATTCAGCGATATTCCTCTCAAGGCAGGACCGCGTATTCGGCACGGGCTCGAAACAGTAGAGCTGCAGATCGTGGAAACGGTCCATCAACGAGCGGGCAAACATGCCGATATTGGCTCCCACGTCGAACACGACGTCGCCATCAGTGATGGTCACGCCGTGCTTTTCATAACAGCGTTCTTCGAAAATCTCCCTGTAAATGAATTTGGTTTCCCTACCTGATTCTGGAGCGTTCCAGAAACGCATGCCGTTAGGAAGTTGAAACTGCTTCATCGGATACGCGAGAGTGTTGGACATGTTGGCTTCCTTATTGATTTTGACAACGTTGTTATCCGGTCAACCAATTTATTCCATGGAATGATGCCCGCCTTCGCGGTTTGATCAGGGTAATTAGGTTTTCCGTTTATGCTACAAAAGGTTTTTCCCTAATAATTATAGGGTAATTGCCCCATCACTTAACGTGCATGAATCTCGTTATTTGAAAAAATCCAGAGCATTGGCACGGTACAAATTATCGTAACAATTTTGATTTTGAATGTATTATGAATCTTTGCTTAGACTCCCAGTGTCGTAGCCAAAAACAAGGTAAGCTGGTTCCGATCCGGCAATGAAGAAATGTGCATCATAGCTATGAACTCCTACTTGCTCGAAATTGTCCTCAAACTCGAGCATCGCCGCATCGTGACCTTCCGAATGAGAAAAGTCCAACAGCGCCCCGCCTAGCCGTAACAGTGACGCAGCACCTGAACCAATATATACCGCCCGACTTACCCAGGCAGGTATTTTGGTAAAGTCGAATCTAATGTCTTTCACTTGCTCATAATAGCCAAAGCTTGGACGGTAGCATTTCTCAAGCCGCTCCAGCGCTCTCCGATCAGCTATCTCGTCATTGCTTGCATAGGTGTAATGCACTCCTGTGACTGGAAAATCCTGGTACTTCAGTGGAGGACCATAATTCTCGTTAATCAACAGCGTCGTATCGCTGCCCATAATCCTTATCCAAAATCCATCCATGCGACGAGCATCCGGACTTTCGGCAGGTACGTATCTATACGTGTGGCGTACGGCAAGGACCATCAACAGAAGGCCTAGCTCTCGAAACACTTCTCTGGTTGCTACAAAGCTGATGACAGAGACCGTCACTCCGAACGAGCGTTGCCCCTAATATAGTCAAAATCTATCCCCCAGTCCCGTTCATAAACACTTGGTAGATCGAGAACTGCTGGCGGACTAATCGCGACATAACGATAATCGTTATTCCTAAACTCTTCTCGCAGATCTTTAAGCTTGATACTGCGCGGGAAGCCCAGCAGATAATTCACGTTCGTCTCGTAGCCGAAAGTGCCGATGCCGGCCGCCAGGGGCTGATGGCCGCCCGTCTGCAGGCCCATGATGTAGCTCAGAGCAATCAGTTGAGCGTAATAACTCAGGCCCCGGCATGGAACAGATCGCCCAGCAGGGCCTCGCGGCTCAGGGCGCCGATCTGGGCCTGGTCGGTGCTTTCCAGCACAGTTTTGGTTTGCTCCAGCCGGGTTTTGGTCGCCTGCAGCTGGGTTGGCGAGACGCTGCCGGCATAGGCGTTGACGGCCAGGTAGGAGCCGGCGATGACGTTGTAGGTGCGCGGCGCATAGACCTGCCCGCGCCCGGCAAAGCTCAGGGCCGTCATGAAAGGCAGTTCCTCGCCCAGCTTCATAGCGTTGGCGGTCTTGACCACCTGGCCGTTGACGGCGAGTTCCGGCACGACGTTGATCAGATAGCTGGGGATCGTGGTCGGCAGTTGGCTGATATCGGTGATCTCGCCCTCGGGCAGCAGGGACTTCAGCGCCTGCTCGTCGGCATCGGTGGCCGGCCTGAACGACAGCGTGATCTTCTGGTTGTTGACCTTCGCGAACGGGAAGCTGACCGGGCAGCTTATCGTAACATCTACCGGTCACTATAGCTCTAATTACATTGTAGAGCATTGATCACGTTTCATTAAGGCAATATGATCTATAAAGTTCTTTGCCTCAGCTCGACTTATGCTAGGTGTGGTATACAAAATGTTTTCGGTGCCTTGATTAATGTAAAAATTTACTGTCCACGAATCTCCTCTTGAAGAAGTCATTCCCAGTCGAACATCTGTTAAATCATTTATATCAACGATAATTGGTGTATTTGAAAGACATCTCCATAGCGTAATTTGACCCTGCTGGCAGTCTAGACGATAAATCGCTGAAATATAACTCCATCCCCATATCAAACCAAATGGTAGAGATAATCCCCCCCAGACAATTATTGTTCTAAAAATAAGCAAGTTATTTACTTTATTGCGTAGTTTTTCTTGGGCTACAATCCCGCCCACTATAGAGCCAAACGCAAAAGAAATAAGTAAACAATAATTAAACGATTCCCATAGTAAGGATGGATTAGTAAATTGCATTTTTTTATCACCTACAAATCGCAGGATTAGTGAAAGTAGTGCGAATTGCACCATCCGCCAAAAATTCTGTAAACCACAAAACCCAGGCAACTACTCCAAGTGATCCCAAAAAAGCTCCGAGAACTAATGCAGCCAACCCAAGGGCAATGTAAGAAAATAACGCCGCTTTATCACATGGCCCTCCGTCTAAGGAATCAGGCCTTTCAGTTCCTGCTGATAGTGCTCGACCATGGCCTGATGGCGCTCTAGGATGACCGGAGGCAGATGATGATCATGGATGTGCTGTTCAACCTGGGCAAAGTCTTCCTGGGCTGCGGCGTCGAGTTGTTTCAGCGTTTGCCGCAGTTGCTTGAGTTCATGGCGCTCTGTGCTGGCATCCTGGTGCTTTTGCAGTTTGGCTTCCGTTCGGGCCAGCCTGTCTTCTATCTGCTGCAGCATCCTGGACAGTTGGGCTTCGGCGCTGTGATCGGGCGTAGCTGCCGGCTTGGCATGCTTTGCCGCCTGTGCGGCCGCAAGGGTCGGCTGCAGGATCATGAGCGTGAAGGCGACCAGTACCAGGGCGGCCGTGCTGCGCATGAAGGCGGGAAAACCGCGCAGGCTGTGGATCAACGAAGACGTCATGAACGGCTTTCCCGGCGCTGGGCGTCTGGGGGGAGTGGGTTTAAACAACATGGACATCCTAGCCTCTTAAAATCATGTCAAACAATCCCCTTCATCGGAACGGGACATAAATCAGTGAATAAAATCGTTACTTGGGGTATTGCGCTTACAGGGTCGTATCAGACCACCCCTTAAACTGCCGGGCTGGTGGTTCTGCCTTCCAGCCCGGGCCTGCTTTTTAATGGGGCTTCTGTTTCACTGGCACGGGCTGCCATCGCTGTTCAAGCCCCTGCAGCCAGCGGTCCAGGTCCAGCCGATAGGTGCTGATCGGTTTGCTCTCGATGGCGTTCAGCCGGTTCACGGCCTCGATCAGGCTGGCGATGGCCTCGTCGTAATGGCCGGCCGCGGCCTGGGCCAGCCCTTGCTGCAGGGCCTGGAGCGCCTGGTCCCGGGCCTGCCGGTCTTTGTGACGGCTAAAGGTCAGCGCCTTGAGCTGGGCGATGAGATCGGCAGTGGCCTGTTGATCCAGCGCCGAGGCAACCGTCAGCGTCAGCGGGTAGCTGCCGTAGGGCTTGGTTTGTCCGCCCTGGATCGTGTTGACCAGCATGTCGAGCGTATAGCTGCCGGTGGGGCCGGACAGCCACCAGGCCAGGGTCAGCTCCTGGCTTTGGCCGATGCCGAGATTAAGATCCCAGGTGGCTTGCACGCCTGCGTTGTCGATCCGGGCGGCCGGTTCGGTCGTGATCACCTTGGCATCGGCAGGCAGAGTGTCAATGACCTGTAGGTCGACTGCCTGGCCTTGATTGGCGACCGTGGTCTTGGCAACCACCAGCGCACCGCTGGTGTAGGTTTCGGGCAGCTCCGGCAGCAGCTCATCGAAGGCGGCCTCGATGATGGCTTGCCAAACATCAGGCAGCGGCGGTGCCTGCCTCAGCGTGTCGACCAGATCAAACGCCATGATCATGCTATGGCCCTGGCCGTAGCGGTTGCTGACGATGGCGGGATTGTCCGCTGTTTGGCCATGATGCTTCTCGTCATCGCAGTCCTCACAGTCGAGGCTATCCGGGAAGTAGGCCTGGAGCGTACCGGTGTCCAGTTCAAGCTTGAGAGGCCGGCCGCGGGTGACCACAGAGCCGGCAGCGAACAACGGACCGGTGAGTTCGACAGGCTGGTTAGCCGGCGCGAGCTTGCCGCGGTATTGCACGCCGACAACCTCGTCCAGCAGCTTGTTGCGTGCATCGTGCATGCCGTCAATCAACAGGCTGTCGCCCCGGTTAACGGCTTCGCGAATCTCTTCCGCAAGAGGGTCGGGGAGCTTATCGATGCCGCCGGACAGCCAGTAGGTGTTGTAGTGGCCGCTGCGGAAGGCGATGCGGAAGTCCTCGGCCGTGACGGTAACCCGATGCGGCAGGTTCAACTGCGTGAGCAGTTCGTCGATGAATGCGGTCCGGCTGTCGAGGCAGCTGTTACCGTCATCGTGCTCATCATGATGTTTCTGATCGTGCTTATGGTCATCGTGATGTTTCTGGTCTTCATCATGTTCATGATCATCATGATGCGCTTTACCGTCCTTGTGCCCATGACCGCCGTTTTCGCCGGGCTGGCAGGCCAGCAGCACCAGCACGCGGTTTTGGGGCAAAAGCGCTTGTTTGACATCAAGCTTTATGGCGTCCGCGACGGTAAAGCTATGCTGGGCGAGCGGCAGCGTCTTGCCGCCCAGCGTAGCCGTGAGCACAGTAACATAAGTCGTTTGGCCGGTTGACGTGGCCGGCCAGATGGCTGCGACACTGAAGCTGTTGCCTTGAGAAATATCGGCGCTGTAGGCCCAGGTAGCGAGCACGGTTTCTGTAACAGGATCGACGATGGCTAACGTGAGCGGCAGCGCTGTTACATCCGCATTACCCAGATTCTGAATCTGGGCAGAGATCGTCATATTGTCGCCCGCGGGCACGGCCTCGGACGAGAGGCTGATCTGGCCTTTCAGGCCGCTGCCCGTCTCGCTGGTGGGTTGGACGGTGAAGGCGGTGGTTTTGTGGCTCAATACCGTCCCCGCCGCATCGACTACGGTCTGTTCGACTGTATAAACGCCGGGCGCGGCATTGTTTTGCACATAGACAAATGTCAGATCGCGCAGAGCCCCGCCGAGCAATTGCGGTATTTGTTGACTG
This is a stretch of genomic DNA from Methylobacter sp. YRD-M1. It encodes these proteins:
- a CDS encoding FkbM family methyltransferase, whose protein sequence is MSNTLAYPMKQFQLPNGMRFWNAPESGRETKFIYREIFEERCYEKHGVTITDGDVVFDVGANIGMFARSLMDRFHDLQLYCFEPVPNTRSCLERNIAECPDRSSHQVTVLDVAVGAKEYQTTIDFFPSAPGNSTLYPEEKKQEFNDIADEFRIADLWKVKKGAALLALLLYPFRRWLFRRISKKFLGEAKPISCQVRTISNVIRERGVQRIDLLKVDVEGAELDALAGIEDEHWPLIRQLAVEVAPANKHQITMLLDRLRSLAFSRIVVENMLGGDDDLSLPGPCTIYAVREA
- the pheT gene encoding phenylalanine--tRNA ligase subunit beta, with amino-acid sequence MQISEAWLRDYVNPAITTEELVEQLTMAGLEVDSVTPAAAVFSGVVIGEVLEMEQHPDADRLRVCKVAVGEAEPLQIVCGASNVRVGLKIPAALIGAVLPGDFKIKKSKLRGVESFGMLCSEKELGLAADASGLMELAADAPVGADIREYLSLNDSIIEVDLTPNRADCLSVEGIAREVAVLNRMNWSPTQVEKAAVSHQESLTVKVEAEDACPRYLGRLIKGVNTKAETPLWMQERLRRSGLRSLGPLVDVTNYVLIELGQPLHAFDADKLNGAVNVRWGKAGEQLSLLNGQVITLDPEALVIADDQQALALAGVMGGSESAVSDETQNVFLECAFFAPRSIAGKARRFGLHTDSSHRFERGVDPTLQERAIERATQLIVEIAGGSVGPVTEARAESALVKRPAVLLRRQRIEKILGIALADEEIAAIFQRLGMSVETQADGWQMTPPGFRFDIAIEADLIEELARIYGYNNLPRSSLLMRSELSKATEAVLDIDRLKDQLVDRGYQEAITYSFVDEEIQKAVAPDDIFISLKNPISSELAVMRTTLWCGLLNAALHNTNRQQNRVRLFETGLRFINEGGETQQQKMLAGLALGSVYAEQWGEKSRKVDFFDVKADVQAMFALTGCEVQFAPAKHAALHPGQTAEILSSAGERIGWLGMLHPTLEKQLGFDTQVFLFELDQNLLLNKHIPVFKPLSKYPSVRRDLALIVKEEISANDIINAVKGCAEQTLQDIVIFDVYRGKGVEEGYKSVALSLTIQDYSQTLTDSEIDAIFNRVLDTVMNKISAKLRD
- the pheS gene encoding phenylalanine--tRNA ligase subunit alpha, with the protein product MSATLEEILAQALQQLAEAQDLNQLDQVRVQYLGKKGLFTLQMKELGRLDPDQRRSVGQIINEARDQFQEQLEARKNTLEHAALEERLASERVDVTLPGRGQFVAGLHPVTTTLRRISKIFAGVGFKVVEGPEIEDDYHNFSALNIPEHHPARAMHDTFYFDAHTVLRTHTSPVQIRVMESEQPPLKVIAPGRVYRCDSDLTHSPMFHQVEGFLVDTDVSFGDLKGVIFEFLQAFFEKDVQARFRPSYFPFTEPSAEFDVSCVMCDGQGCRVCKNTGWLEVGGCGMIHPEVFKSVNIDHEKFSGFAFGMGVERLAMMRYGINDLRLFFENDLKFLEQFR
- a CDS encoding MerR family transcriptional regulator encodes the protein MLEPSNNNELPPIPAKRYFTIGEVSELCGVKPHVLRYWEQEFAELSPVKRRGNRRYYQRHDVLMIRQIRSLLYEQGYTIGGARAHLSSDDAKEDSTRTKQLIHQLIGELEDILELLK
- the ihfA gene encoding integration host factor subunit alpha, with amino-acid sequence MALTKADFAERLFDELGLNKREAKEMVELFFEEIKGSLENGEQVKISGFGKFELRDKNSRPGRNPKTGEEIPITARRVVTFRSGQKLKARVEAYAGAE